From Mycobacterium cookii:
TCGGCCGCGCCTACCTCTGGGGTCTGGCTGCCGCCGGGCAGGCCGGCGTCGAGAATGTGCTCGACATTTTGCACGGCGGTATCGACTCGGCCTTGATGGGTCTGGCGCGGGCGTCGGTGCACGACCTGAATCCGGATGACGTTTTGGTGCCGCCCGGGTTCGGCCGCGTGCTCGGTAGCTCGGCCGCGGAGTCACAGCTCTCGTAGCAGCACGCAACGGCCGACGCCGGGCGCGGGACCAGCGAGCAGCGTGATACTCACGGGACGGGCGTGGCGGCGCCGGCCGCGCCGAGTGAACGTGCCGCGATAAATATTTTTTCCGGTGCGCCAACAATCAGTGCACGACAGGTGAATTCGGCTTACCATTCCCGAGTGGCAGTGCGCGCCGACCTGGGGAGCTCGACGTCGAGCCAGCTGCAGAGTATGCCGTGCGGGCTGACGATACCGGTCGGATCGACCGAGCAGCATGGCCCCCACCTGCCCTTGGACACCGATACCCGGATCGCCACGGCCGTCGCACGCGGCGTCACGGCCCGGTTGAACCAGGCGCCCCAGGACCCGCTGCACTGGACGACGGCGCCCGCGATCGCCTATGGCGACAGCGGTGAGCATCAGAGCTTCCCCGGAACAATCTCCATAGGAACTGACGCCCTGACCGCACTGCTGGTGGAGTTCGGCAGGTCAGCCACCTGCTGGGCGCAGCGTCTGGTCTTCGTCAACGGCCACGGCGGCAACGTCGCGGCGCTGAGTCGCGCAGTGCGCCTGCTGCGGTCCGAAGGACGCGACGCCGCATGGTCGCCGTGCGCGGTGGCGGACGGCGACGCGCACGCCGGCCATACAGAAACTTCAGTATTACTGCATATTTCGCCGGCCGACGTGCTGACCGACCGCTGGCGCGCCGGCAACGATGCACCGCTGTCCGACCTGATGCCGTCGATGCGGCGCGGGGGAGTCGCGGCGGTCAGCGAGGTCGGCGTGCTGGGCGACCCGACCACGGCCACCGCCGCCGACGGTGAGCGGATTCTGGCCGAACTCATCGGCGATTGCTTGCGCCGTGTCCGACAGTGGGCTCCGGCGACGAACGGGATGCTCATATGAGCCAGGCGCGATTGCCGGACGGATTTGCCGTGCAAGTCGACCGGCGGGTCAGGGTGCTCAATCAAGGCTCGGCTTTGCTGGGCGGGTCACCCACCCGGCTGCTGCGGTTGGCGCCGGCCGCTCAGGACATGATCGCCGACGGTCGGCTCAAGGTCCGCGACGCGGTGACCGCCGAGCTGGCCCGCACCCTGCTTGATGCGACGGTGGCCCACCCGCGACCTGCGGGTGGGCCGTCGCATCGCGATGTGACCGTCGTAATCCCGGTGCGGGACAACGTCATTGGCCTACGCCGATTGCTTCTCGGGTTGCGGGGTCTGCGGGTCGTCGTGGTGGACGACGGCTCCCAGACACCCATCCGGCAAGAGGACTTCTCGGGTGCGCACTGCAACATCGAGGTCGTGCGGCACCCGCAGAGCAGAGGTCCTGCCGCGGCCCGCAACACCGGCCTGGCCGCGTGCGGCACTGGCTACGTCGCCTTCATGGACTCCGACGTCGTACCACGCCGCGGCTGGCTGGAAGCGCTGCTGGGTCATTTCTGCGACCCCACCGTGGCACTGGTCGCCCCGCGGATCGTCGGGCTGTCGCAAACCGACCATTTGGTGGCGCGCTACGAGGCGGTGCGTTCGTCGCTGGACCTCGGTCAGCGGGAAGCTCCGGTGATGCCCTACACCAGCGTCTCGTACGTGCCGAGCGCCGCAATCATCTGCCGCACTTCGACATTGCGAGACATCGGCGGGTTCGACGAGACCATGCGCTCCGGGGAGGACGTCGACCTGTGCTGGCGGCTTGTCGAAGCCGGCGCCCGGTTGCGGTACGAGCCGGTCGCCCAGGTGGCACACGACCACCGGACCGAGTTGCGGGACTGGGTCACCCGCAAGGCCTTTTACGGCGGCTCGGCGGCCCCGCTGTCGGTGCGTCACCCGGACAAGATCGCACCGCTGATGATCTCCGGGTGGGCGCTGACGGCATGGATCCTGATGGCCGTCGGCTCGACGTTCGGCTACCTCGCGTCGCTCTTCGTCGCCGCGCTCACGGGGCGCCGGATCGCCAAAGCCATCCAAGTGCCCGACACCCAGGTGTCGGACGTCCTGGCGGTGGCCGCCCGCAGCCTGTGGTCGGCGGCGATGCAGCTTGCGTCGGCGATCTGCCGGCACTACTGGCCGGTGGCCCTGCTCGCTGCCCTTGCCTGGCGGCCGTGCCGCCGGGTCGTGCTGGTGGCTGCTGTCGTGGACGGGGTGGTCGACTGGGCCAGTCGCCGGCAGTCCGCCGACGAAGAGGCCAGGCCGATCGGACTGCTGACCTACCTGCTGCTCAAGCGCATCGACGACCTCGCCTACGGGCTGGGGCTCTGGTACGGCGTGGTGCGGGAACGCAATCTCGGGCCGCTCAAGCCACAGATTCGGGTCTGAATCCTGTCCGTTGCGGCGCGGCACAGCGATGTGTTGATCATCGGTGCTGGAAGTGCTGGATCCGTTGTCGCAAACCGCCTTTCGGCCGACTCGAGCTGTAAGGTCACCGTGTTGGAGGCCGGCGTCGGGCTATCCGACCCGGCGTTGCGGGCCGAGACGGCCAATGGGCTGCGACTGCCGATCGGGGCTGCGAGCCCGCTGGTCCAGCGCTATGAGACCCGACTGACCGATCGGCCGGCCCGCCACACCGCGATTGTGCGGGGCGCCACGGTCGGCGGCTCGGGCGCCGTCAACGGTGGATATTTCTGCCGGGGTCTGCGCCGCGACTTCGACGGTTACCGGGTGCCTGGCTGGGCGTGGTCGGAGGTCGCCGGACACTTTTGCGCTATCGAGACCGACCTGGATTTCAGCGGCCCCGCCCATGG
This genomic window contains:
- the mftF gene encoding mycofactocin biosynthesis glycosyltransferase MftF (Members of this protein family, MftF, are glycosyltransferases, members of PF00535 (glycosyl transferase family 2). The encoding gene is found as part of the mycofactocin cassette, in Mycobacterium tuberculosis, many other Actinobacteria, and occasional members of other lineages. Mycofactocin itself, a putative redox carrier, is a heavily modified derivative of the C-terminal Val-Tyr dipeptide of the mycofactocin precursor MftA (TIGR03969).) — its product is MSQARLPDGFAVQVDRRVRVLNQGSALLGGSPTRLLRLAPAAQDMIADGRLKVRDAVTAELARTLLDATVAHPRPAGGPSHRDVTVVIPVRDNVIGLRRLLLGLRGLRVVVVDDGSQTPIRQEDFSGAHCNIEVVRHPQSRGPAAARNTGLAACGTGYVAFMDSDVVPRRGWLEALLGHFCDPTVALVAPRIVGLSQTDHLVARYEAVRSSLDLGQREAPVMPYTSVSYVPSAAIICRTSTLRDIGGFDETMRSGEDVDLCWRLVEAGARLRYEPVAQVAHDHRTELRDWVTRKAFYGGSAAPLSVRHPDKIAPLMISGWALTAWILMAVGSTFGYLASLFVAALTGRRIAKAIQVPDTQVSDVLAVAARSLWSAAMQLASAICRHYWPVALLAALAWRPCRRVVLVAAVVDGVVDWASRRQSADEEARPIGLLTYLLLKRIDDLAYGLGLWYGVVRERNLGPLKPQIRV
- the mftE gene encoding mycofactocin biosynthesis peptidyl-dipeptidase MftE, translated to MNSAYHSRVAVRADLGSSTSSQLQSMPCGLTIPVGSTEQHGPHLPLDTDTRIATAVARGVTARLNQAPQDPLHWTTAPAIAYGDSGEHQSFPGTISIGTDALTALLVEFGRSATCWAQRLVFVNGHGGNVAALSRAVRLLRSEGRDAAWSPCAVADGDAHAGHTETSVLLHISPADVLTDRWRAGNDAPLSDLMPSMRRGGVAAVSEVGVLGDPTTATAADGERILAELIGDCLRRVRQWAPATNGMLI